A region of the Variovorax sp. 54 genome:
ATACCCATGCCGCCCATGCCGCCCATTCCGCCCATGTCAGGCATGCCGCCGCCGGCGCCCGACTCGTCCTTCGGTGCGTCAGCGATCATGGCTTCGGTCGTCAGCAGCAGCGAGGACACCGAAGCGGCGTTCTGCAGTGCGGTGCGGGTGACCTTCGTCGGGTCCAGGATGCCCAGTTCGAGCATGTCGCCGTACGTGTCGTTCGCAGCGTTGAAGCCGTAGTTGCCCTTGCCGGCCAACACAGCGTTCACCACCACCGAGGCTTCGCCGCCGGCGTTGTTCACGATTTCGCGCAGGGGGGCTTCGATGGCCTTCAGCACCAGCTTGATGCCGGCTTCTTGATCGGCGTTGTCGCCCTTGACCGAGTCGCCCACAGCTTGCTTGGCACGCAGCAGAGCCACGCCGCCGCCAGCCACAACGCCTTCTTCCACTGCAGCGCGGGTGGCGTGCAGGGCGTCTTCGACGCGAGCCTTCTTTTCCTTCATTTCGACTTCGGTGGCAGCGCCAACCTTGATCACTGCCACGCCGCCGGCCAGCTTGGCCACGCGCTCTTGCAGCTTTTCACGGTCGTAGTCGCTGGTCGCTTCTTCGATCTGAACGCGCACTTGCTTCACGCGGGCTTCGATGTCACCGGCAGCGCCAGCGCCGTCGATGATGATCGTGTTTTCCTTGCCCACTTCGATGCGCTTGGCTTGACCCAGGTCGGCCAGCGTCACCTTTTCGAGCGTCAGGCCCACTTCTTCAGCGATGACCTTGCCGCCCGTCAGGATGGCGATGTCTTCCAGCATGGCCTTGCGGCGGTCGCCGAAGCCAGGAGCCTTCACAGCCACAACCTTCAGGATGCCGCGGATCGTGTTCACGACCAAGGTAGCCAGGGCTTCGCCTTCGACTTCTTCGGCAATGATCAGCAGCGGACGGCCAGCCTTGGCGACTTGCTCCAGCAC
Encoded here:
- the groL gene encoding chaperonin GroEL (60 kDa chaperone family; promotes refolding of misfolded polypeptides especially under stressful conditions; forms two stacked rings of heptamers to form a barrel-shaped 14mer; ends can be capped by GroES; misfolded proteins enter the barrel where they are refolded when GroES binds), which translates into the protein MAAKDVVFGGEARARMVEGVNILANAVKVTLGPKGRNVVLERSFGAPTVTKDGVSVAKEIELKDKLQNMGAQLVKEVASKTSDNAGDGTTTATVLAQAIVREGFKLVAAGMNPMDLKRGIDKAVTALVAELKKASKPTTTSKEIAQVGSISANSDETIGKLIADAMDKVGKEGVITVEDGKSLDSELDVVEGMQFDRGYLSPYFINNPEKQSALLDNPFVLLFDKKISNIRDLLPVLEQVAKAGRPLLIIAEEVEGEALATLVVNTIRGILKVVAVKAPGFGDRRKAMLEDIAILTGGKVIAEEVGLTLEKVTLADLGQAKRIEVGKENTIIIDGAGAAGDIEARVKQVRVQIEEATSDYDREKLQERVAKLAGGVAVIKVGAATEVEMKEKKARVEDALHATRAAVEEGVVAGGGVALLRAKQAVGDSVKGDNADQEAGIKLVLKAIEAPLREIVNNAGGEASVVVNAVLAGKGNYGFNAANDTYGDMLELGILDPTKVTRTALQNAASVSSLLLTTEAMIADAPKDESGAGGGMPDMGGMGGMGGMGM